Below is a genomic region from Eupeodes corollae chromosome 1, idEupCoro1.1, whole genome shotgun sequence.
ATTTTATAACCTAATGTgtgaaaaacgaaaataaaactttaaacaaatttgaagtttaCTACCTACCAATCCAAGGTGAAACCCTTATTTAACTATTCTAAAAGCAAAGGATTGCTTttcgtagaaaaaaaaatatcatcagTGGCTCCAGATCATCAATCAATTCTTGCTTAATTTATCTATTCGCCCACATCTTTTCGATGCATCAACCAAATGGTTAACAATATAGGCTAAAACTAAACATGCAACACAGAATCTAAGACCCATGTCTGCgttattaaaactaaataaattcacATCAAAAACTACAATTGACAACATGTTTTTGACAGGTTATGTTTGCACGGAGATTCTTGTCCCACAAAACGATTCTGCCTCCGTCAATCTGACGCTCACTGAGCGCTCAGTTGATGGTACATGCCTAATAACAACTATCTTTTTCGCATTGTTATGAGAAGCAAGCATTTTAATTAATCAGCAGAAATTTCCCAACTATTAACTAACCATCAATGGTTTGTAAAAACTTATAATAGAAGCGGCATTAAACATACTCAAATTAACTGTAAGGGTCTTGTGTTGTAAAAactgtatattttattatatagaaTAGAATCTTTGTTATTAATGTTTATTCTGATTATGAGTTTGATATTAATACATGATATGTACAAATTAACTACGTTCTTACGAAAAgcatatttaaacatttttagtctTTCTTAGTCTCTTTATCTGAAGCTTTCACTTTGGTAGGTGTCCTTGGGTAAATCAAGCATAGAATCAACTGAGGTAAACTTAAAATCAGCATAAATCCGTTTTGatactaaaaattaatataaaacaaaattaaattaaatattgtaaaaatacaaaatcacaTTTAATACTTACGATAACAGTTCTGTTCTTAATAGAAATGGCATAAGTAAGCCATAGAACTCCCATCAGCGTTCCAGTAAGAATCATGGGGAACGGAAGGTTTTCAGCActcttctttttaataatttctccCATCTTCAACAACGGAGCtccaattaaaacaacaaacatagCTGTGATGAGCATACCAAAACGTGCTTCAATTTTCTCAGGGTCTTCGAATGTTGCGTAGGTGACACATGTAAATGCAAACGCAGCACCGATTCCCAtttgtttccaaatttttgGACGTGCTTCTTTAGAAGTATATGCGTAGAAAAATGACATGTATATAACGTTAATAACCAATCCAATTATGTTGGTCCTAATCATAGCACTAGCCCCAAGGATTAGGGAAAGCTTGAGGGCAAGGATCGTactgtaagaagaaaaaaacgttaggttaagatttttgttacactataatttaaatggaattttacaCACATCGTAAAGAAACAGAAATTAGTTAGCCTTTAGGATAAGGttgatttgatatttattgGCTCAGATGTACCTGGTGAACGATATTCACTAAACTATTTACAAAGTATCTAACTTTGGATTTTGGCTTCGACACCTTTGCTTTGCTAATAGccgttttttaagaaaaccataATAGAACTCAACAGGtctcaattaatttaaatgtaggtacctatagaaattaattataaagCGAATGTTTAAAGCACTTCATTATGTGTTTGCagatattttataaagttaacAGTTTTATGTTTTCCCCATAGTAAATGATTGCAGTATATTTATTAGGTCGAAGTTTATTTGCTGGTCGAAGCATCGGACAAATTGCTTGATTtagttactttatttttaaaggtcTTTCTTACAACTTTCAATAATTTAGTATGCAAAATGGAGAGCAAAAATTTAAACAGGAAAGTaatgaacattttatattaatatctctttaattttatgttggaaatgttatttatgttattgaaaatcaaaaatataataaattatgactACAGTGTCGCACTTAATTACTGGCAACAATTTctaaacatagttttttttaacctttgcaAAGATggtagttatttatttttttagtggtGGTtgcattaatttattaaaaaaattaagcaaaattTATCAGCAAAGTTGCtaacaaaaaagtacttatCCTTGCGTACCAAATTAttagcatatttaaaaaaaaaaagtataaacccATTGACAAATTATGAACTTAATCAAGCCCTTTAATAACAGCTTTTTGCATATTATATTGTATCAATTTGTTGGTTACTTTGCATCCatgagtttttttaataattaccgCACACTCAAAGAGTTATTagtacccttaacatgtttaaccCTTTCGTGACGCACGGTACACATATGTACCATATAAAGTTCAAACATGCCTTAAATTTCGCAGGGCCCCCATAATCAAACTAAAATTTGGCCAGGTCGTCAGTGAGTATTTTGCGAACAAAATATTACggctttttgaaatttcagttACTGTACATTATTTCATTCGAAAGTTTTTACTCACACGTAAGGCCAGAAACTCGAgcttgtgttcttttttttgtagtttagtgcattcaaatcaaatattttgggTAAAAACTATGATTACATACATCATACATTTATAAAGTGCGATAATATCATAAAAGGTAAGTGATTTGGATCAAAATAGAATAATAATCATCAAATAAAAGTGCATGGTACAATAGTGTACCATTCGTCCTGTATGTTGGTACTTATAAGTACCGTTCGGAATTTTTGGCTACTGTATTATACTACTTTCGTTCTTAGACTTCAATG
It encodes:
- the LOC129940683 gene encoding sugar transporter SWEET1-like, yielding MLDALGDLLNPYSELIGAAAGLVATLQSVSGAVFLNDIRKRGSADGFDPMPFIGGIVITILALKLSLILGASAMIRTNIIGLVINVIYMSFFYAYTSKEARPKIWKQMGIGAAFAFTCVTYATFEDPEKIEARFGMLITAMFVVLIGAPLLKMGEIIKKKSAENLPFPMILTGTLMGVLWLTYAISIKNRTVIYQNGFMLILSLPQLILCLIYPRTPTKVKASDKETKKD